In the Sinomonas cyclohexanicum genome, GGCAGGGGCGGGGCCGGGAGGTCAGGCCGGGTTGGGGCGGGCCGGGGTCGAGGCGAGCTGGTCCGCGAAGTCCTCGGCGAAGCGGCGGAGCTGGTCCCAGTCGGTGTAGATGTGGTCGACGCTCGTGTCCGTGCTCAGGACTCCCGCCTTGCTCGCGGCGATGGTCCGCATGAGCTGCCGCTTGACGAAGCTGTACTGGGTGTAGAGCAGCGCCCCGGCGACGAGGGAGACGTGCTCGGGGTGCCAGCCGGACGCCGCCTCGAACTCCCGCACGTACTTCCGGGCCTCCTGCTCGTCCCCGACGACCCCGAGGCTCACCGAGAGGAAGGCCGAGGGGTGTGAGCCCAGCGCCCCGAGGTTGCGGGCCGCGAAGTCGATGACCGACTTGTCGTGCTTGCCGACGTGCACCGAGTCGCCGACGATGATCGCGCCGTACTCGTCCGGGACGGCGTCCATCTCGTTCACGTCCGCGACCGTGACCCCATGGCCGCGGCCCCGCAGGACGTCCGCGACGAACTCGGAGATGGTGGCCGTGTGCCCCTCGGTGGTGCCGTAGGCGATGAAGACCTGTGTCATGGCTGCTCCTCTCGCGCATCGCGTTGCTGCGTTCGCGCGGTTCTGGGTCCAGCCTAGGGTGTCTGCGCGGTGACCACAGCGGACCAAGGGCCCGATCGGCTCCGCGCTCGGGTTCGCCCTCGGCTACGAGTCCGGATGGTCCGCGCGCCCGCCGTGGGCCTCGCTGGCGGGGTGGGCGCTCTGGCCGGCGTCATACGCGGCGGCGATCCCAGGTGCCGTGGCCTGGAAGACCGTCCCGCCGCCGGGGACGACCACGTAGGCCAGGAACTCCTGGTCGAACGTGACGAGGCCGGCGGCGACGGCGTCGAGCTTGGCGCGGACGAGCACGGAGAGCTGCCGCCAGCACTGGCGCGTGGCCTCCTGCCCGGCCTTTGAACCTGGGGCCGTCCGTGGGGCAGGGAGGACCAGACGGAACTCGCGGGTGAGGGAGTGGAACCTCAGGCACGGCCTCTCGTGATCCGAGGCGAACGAGACGTCACGGGCCCCGGCCGCCGTGAGCATCGCACGGATCTCCTTCTGGAAGGCGGAGGAGGTGACAGAGGCGCCGTGGACGTAGTTGCTCCTCATGGCCTCAGCCATGCGGTTGGGCACCGCGCTGGAGTGCGGACTGCTCGCGGCATGGGAGGCGGTTCACGCGCGGCGGTACTGCGCGGTGATGGGGCACTCGAAGGGATCGCGCGCGGCCAGTCCTACCCGGTTGAGATACGCGATCACGATCCCGTAGGAGCGCCAGAGGCTCGTCTCGGTGTAGGGGACCTTCAGGTCCCGACAGTGCTCGCGGACGATCTGCCGCGCCTTGGCGAGGCGGGGCCGGGGCATGCTCGGGAAGAGGTGGTGCTCGATCTGGTAGTTCAGGCCGCCCATGAGCCAGGTGGCCCACCAGCCGCCCGCGATGTTGCGGGACGTGCGCACCTGCTTGCTGAAGAAGTCAAGCTTCGCGCCGCGGGCGATCACGGGCATGCCCTTGTGGTTCGGGGCGAAGGTCGCGCCCATGTAGAGGCCGAAGACGGCCAGCTGCACGCCGAGGAACGCGAAGGCCATTCCCACTGGCAGGAGCCAGAACAGCGGAGCGAGGAGGAGCGTGAAGCGGAGCGCGAGCAGGCCGAGTTCCGCCCAGCGGCCCTTGACCTGGCCACGCGAGAACAGGTGGCGGAAGCTGAGGAAGTGGAGGTTGATGCCCTCGAGGGTCAGCAGGGGGAAGAACAGCCAGCCCTGTCTGCGCGTGATGAGCCGTCGAAGGCCCTTCGCGGTCGAGGCGTCCTCCTCGATGAAGGAGATCGTGTCCACCTCGATGTCCGGATCGCGCCCCACGCGGTTCGGGTTGGCGTGGTGGCGGGAGTGCTTCGAGTCCCACCACGAGTAGCTCATGCCCACCACTGCTGCGAGAGCGCGGGCGAGCCTGTCGTTCGCTGGCCCGGTGGAGAGGATCTGCCGGTGTGCCGCCTCGTGCGCCACGAAGGCGACCTGGGTGAAGAGGATCCCCAGGCCTGCGGCGATCAGGAGCTGGAACCAGCTGTGGCCAAGGAGCACGGAGCCCGTCAGGAAGCCGCCGAGGACGAGGACCAGTCCTGTCCCGACGAGAGAGTAGAACCACGGCGTCCGTCGCAGCAGCCCGTCGTCGCGGACGATCTGGGACACGTGGAGGTACGCCCTGGTCAGGGGCGGGAAGGTCTCGGTGCCCGCATGAGCCTGGCGACGGATCTCGGGGCGGAGGGCGGGGCTGGCAACTGTGGCGATCAGGGCACCTTGGTCTTCGGCGTGGAAGCGTAGTTCGGGGTGGAAACGGCGTTTTGGGGAGGGGCGAGGCCTGCGGGCGGTCGCACTCGGCGACCTGCCCGCAGCGCCACTGCCTCAGAGTGCGCGGATGTTCGCGGCCTGCGGGCCCTTGGGGCCGCGCTCGGCGTCGTACTCGACCTTCTGGCCCTCTTCGAGGGAGCGGTAGCCGCTCGAGGCGATGGCGCTGTAGTGGGCGAAGACATCGGGCGTGCCGGCATCAGGCGCGATGAACCCGAAGCCCTTCTCGGAGTTGAACCATTTCACGGTGCCAGTGGCCATGGGTGATTTTTCCTTCTGGTGGTGGTGTGGCCCGGTCAGCGGGCCTCGTGCCGGGCCGGCGGCGCCGACACGGACAGGTGTGGGTGTGATGCGCGTTCTGTGCCGGGTGGCATGACAGCGCAGGTGAATGAGCAAACAGGTGAGTGAAAGGTGCGGGAGGCGACGCGCGTGGTGCGGGCGGCCGACGGCCAGGGGCCGTGTTGCCTGTTCCACCACGGATTCTTCTGCCACGCTATGGCGGAGAGCCTCTGAGGAGAAAACTGCAGATGCGAAGGCTCGTGTGTCAGAGCCCAGCGCGGACCACTTCTGCGTGGTCGGCGTTCGTATCAGTGTACACGCTCACGGGCCGCGTCCGTTCGCATCCTGTTCGTGCGCAGGCGGAGCAGGGCGATGCCGACGGCGGCGAACCAGACCCAGAGCAGCGGTCCGTACGCGGCATAGAGTGCGGTCGCGGCAAAGCGCAGCGCCTCCGCGGCGAGGCCGAGCGCGCCGGTCGCGATGCCGAGCCAGCCGATCCAGTGGGGGAGCGCGCCGCGGACCATCGGAATCGAGATCAGGAGGACCCCCAGCGGGGTCAGGATGCCCGCGAGCGTCACCGTGTTGTTCTCGGCGACGAGCGCCTCCGCGGCCGCAGCGAGGGCCGACCGCGCGCCGTCGTCCGCCGCGGCCGCGTACTGGTCGCTGAGCGTCACGAGCGCGAGGCTCCCGACGCTGCTCGTGGGCACGGCGAGAAGCGCGATCCACGACCCGGCCCCGACCACGAAGCCCAGGACCGCGAGGCTCGGGTTCGCGGGCAGAAGGACCACGAGGAGGGCGGCGAATACGACGAGCCCGAAGAGCGACGGCACGAGCCACAGCAGCTGCTGGGCGATGTAGGAGACCTTGTGGTCCGCGATGAAGCGCAGCGTCGCCTCGCCGCCGGAGACGGGCGGCGCGTCGACGAAGTAGAGGGCGAGGGCCGTGACGCCGAACGCGACGACCAGCAGCGCCGCGATGCCTGCGGTCCGATACAGCGGAACCCACAGGCGAGGAGCGGGCCAAGCTGGCGTCGTCATGCTTCCGAGGCTACCAAGGGAGCCAGGGCTGAACCCGGGGCCAAGGACCCGAGACGGGGCACGCGACCGGGCAGACACTGGGGATGAGCTGCGGATGAGGGATACAGATGACGGGTGCCCCAGATCTCGGCCGGCCGGGTGCCGGCGCGGGCAGCCCGCGCGTCGTCTACCTCGATGTCCTGAGGGTCCTGATCGTCGGAATGGTGATCGTGCACCACGCGGCGCAGCCCTATGGCCCCACCGGTGGTTTCTGGCCTGTGCGGGACACCGCGCAGAGTGACTGGTTCCGCCCGTTCTACACGGTCAACGCTGCAGTCGGCCTCGGGCTCCTGTTCCTCATCGCGGGCTTCTTCACACTGCGCTCCCTCGACCGCAAGGGCCCGCGGCGCTTTCTCCGGGAGCGGTGGACGCGGATCGGCGTCCCGCTGGTGTTCTTCATCGTGGCCGTGAACATCCCCGTGATCTACCTGGTCTCGGACCGACCGGACCTCGGGGCCTTCTTCGCATCGCTCTACGGTGGGAGCTGGCAGGCGGCCTACCTGCACCTGTGGTTCCTCGGCCACCTCCTGCTGTACTCGCTCGTGTACGTGCTGGTCTCCCTGCTCGCTGCCCGACGGGCGGGCGGTCGCGGGGTGCCTGACCGTCCTCCCGGCCGGATCGCCCGTAGGCTCGCCCGGCCGCCCGGCCACGGCGCGATCCTCGCGTTTGTGGCGATGCTCGTGGTTGTCACGTGGGTGATCCGCTGGTGGTACCCCGTGGATGCCTGGGTGGCGCTGTTCTTCGTGATGCCGGGAGAGCCTGCCAACATGGCGCAGTACGTGAGCTTGTTCATCCTCGGGACCCTCGCCTACCGCAACGCGTGGTTCCAGCGGATTCCCCGGCAGACCGGCGTCGTCTGGCTCGTGGTGGGGTTCCTGGCCGCGGCGGCCATCTATTCCTTCCAGTCGCTCGGACTCTGGGACGCCCTGACGGCGACGGGCGGGGTCGACTGGCGCTCGGCCGTGCGCGTCACGCTCGAGATCCTGGTCTGCGCGGGGCTCTCGGTGGGCCTCGTCGTGGTCCTGCGTGACGCCTTCAACCGGGAAGGCCAGCTCATCGGCGCGATGGCGAACGCCAGCTACGCCGCCTACATCCTCCACGTGTTCATCGTCGTGGCGCTGCAGGCGGCCATCCTGCAGCTTGCGTGGCCGGCCGGGGCCAAATTCACCGCAGTGGCCGTGCTCGGGCTCGTGCTCTGCTTCGGCGCCGCCCATCTCTCGGGCAAGGTTCCGGGCCTGCGCCTGCTGCTCGGCACCACACCGAGCCGGGCCGGGCCTTCCGCCTCTGACCTCGGTCACACCTCGGGCCTAGCCTGAAAGCCAGGCAGGGACCCTCTTCAAGGAAGTGGTTGTCATGAACCCGATCGTCCAGATGGTGGTGTTCTTCATCTTCGCGGTCCCGGCCTTCGTGGGCAGCGTGCTCGCCGCGTGGTTCATGTGGGCCCGATACGTGGGTCGCATCGGCACGGGCCTCACGATGCTGGTGGGCGGGGCGGCCGTGAACGCGTCGTTCCTGATCTCCGGCGCTACCTATGCGGACTTCGCCGACGACGCCAAGTTCGCCTGGGTCACCAACGCGTGGCGCGCCGTCGTGGGGCCGAACCCCGCCCTCTACATCGGCCTGCTCATCGCGTTCGAGGCTGTGGTGGGCATCCTGATCCTCTCGGGCGGCTGGCCGACCCGGGTCGGTCTGATCGCCGCGATCGCGTTCCACGTGGGGCTGGGGCTGTTCTTCACGACGTTCCTCACGTACTACGCCGCGATCATGATCGTGGGCATGGGGCTGCTGCTGTGGGCCGAGCTCCGGCCCGAGCACGCCGCGTCGGCCCGCCGGCTCACGCACCGGATCGCGTAGGCCCGCGGGATGGACCTTCCGGTTCGGCGCGGCCTCGGCCACGCGTACGCCGCGTCGGCGGTCGCGGTCGTCGGCGTGGTCCTCGCCTCGGCGCTGGGGATGGCCGGGGTCACGCTGGGACTCGCGCGGCGCTCCCTGGTCGCCCTGCTCCTGTGGCCTGGGGCGCCCACCCCCGCGCGGTCGGCGGCATCCTGGCCGCGATCGGGCTGCTGGCCTACGCCGGGCCTCCTTCTTGTTTCCGCGCTCGGAGGGGTCGTCTTCGCGGCCGCCGCGGCCCTCGATAACGCCGCAGGTGGCCTCGCCACCGAGTGGACGGTGATCATCATCCACTTGGTGATCAGTGCTGCGAGCCTTGCGGTCCTCGTGTGGTACCTCGCGGCGGTCCCGTCCGCACGACGGCGTGTTGCTGGCGCGCGCGAGCCGGGAACCCGCCGTCGTGCGAGTGGACGCGTGCCTAGGGGCGCCTGAGGAGTGTGGGGCGGAGCTCGGTCCAGTCGCGGGAGAACTGGGCCCGCGCCTCGGAGGCCCGCTGCTGTTCGAGAGCGTGGAGACGGCCGAAGCTGAACGCGTTGGCGCCCTCCGCCTGCGCCTGGACGGCGAGTTCGCGTAACACGCCTCGGCTCACGACGCTGTCCTGGAGGATTCCGAGCGTCTCCTGGATCTGCTCGGCCGCCCTGGCCAGCTTCGTGGCCCGCTTGCCCAGGACCGGCGCCGCCGCTTCGGCTCCGTACCGCAGGCGCTTGGCGCTCTTCCGCACCTCGTGGAGTGCGGCGTCGAACGCGGCCTCGTCCGAATCGGCGGCGTCCTCCGCCTCCTCAGCAGCACTGACAGCGTTCACAAGCCGTCCGATGTCCCTGGCAACGAGCCGGGCCGCGGCCTTGTGCGCCTTCTTCGCGGCGAGCTGCGTCAGCGGAGGATCGGCGAGGAACGCGTCGAGCGCGTCGAGCAGGCGGAAGTACCGTTGGCTGGACATCGCCTCGAGCCCCGCGGCGTGCGCCTCCCGGTACTGGCTGGCGGACGATTCAGCGATCCGCAGCACCACCGGGCCCATGAGCAGATCGGCGGGCTCGGCCGCGGAGAGGGCCTTCAGCCGATCACGCATGACCTCGATGTCGCGTGCGCGGCCGACCTCTCCGGCCAGCCATTGCAGCTCCTGCCGAAGGCGGTTGGCAGTATCGGCGTCGGTGAGCTTCCTGTACGTCGCCAAGGCGGACCGCATGCGGCGGGCGCTAACGCGCAGTTGATGCACCGAGTCTGGCGCGTCTTCCCTCACCGCCGGGTCGACGGCCTTGAGGGTGTCCACATGGTTCTGAACGTACGCGAGGAGGACCTTCCCCGCGGGCCCCTTGCGTTTGGGCCGCTTCAACGGCTTCTTCGTGGTGGGGTGCGCCGGGCCGAGGGCACGGGCCAGCTTCGACTGCACCTCCGCGCGGTTCACACCGACGGCAGCCAGGAGGTCGTCGGCCGCCGTGAGGATGTCCTCAGAGCCCCTGAGCAGCTCGATCTCCCATTCGCGCCAGAACTGCAGCAGGCCCTCGCCGATCGGTGCCTCTGATTCGACGCGGTCGTCGCAGAACTCCGCCAGCACCACGTTGTCTGTGCCGAGCAGGGGGGTGGCGGTGCGCCGGGTCCTGAGCTGGGCGATGGGGAGGAGGTCCTTGTCCCGGACGTGGACGCGCACCAGGGCGCGGAGCCGTTCCGGCACGGCGCCTCCGTCCGGGCCCAGAGGCTCCCTGATCTCACGGCGGGCGCTCGGGCCCGCGGGGAGCTTCAGATGCCACCCGGCATCCGGGCCTCCCCTGCGTCGCCGCAGGGTAATCCCGTGGCCGGCCAGCGTGAAGTCATCCGTGTCGAAGTACACCGCCTCCAGATCAAGGCTCACGGGCGGCCCCGTCCGCTCCACGTGCGGCAGGTCGGTCAGGGGCGGGACCGAGGTGTCCTGGCCGACGGTGTACTTCCGCTCCACCTCGACGGTGCTCAGAGCAGCCATGGCTCCACTGTACGGACCCCTCCGCACGCAGGGCATCGGGCGAAGGACCCTCGTTCTGGCGCCGTCCCTACTCGTCCCCCGCCAGATGCAGCGAGGCGGCCTGGAGGATCGCTTCGACGTCGGCGTCCGGGTCGTCCGCCCGGTAGGAGTCGGCGACCGACTTGAACCCGATCGCCATCCCGAGCACCAGCCGCGTGTAGCTGGGGGCGAGCGCCTCGATGACCTTGCGGATCACCTCGGGGAGGATCTCGCGGAGTGCCTCGGCCTGGTTGGCGGAGCCGCCGGAGAAGGTGACTGATACGTCGTCGTCCACCCGGGCGAGGGTCTTGAGTGACTCCTTGAACATCTCGGTCGCTGCAGGGTCGTCGGGCTCCCACGTGAGGGCCGCGGTCAGGATGCCGATGCCCCGCTGGATCATCTCCGTGTCATCGCTCATGACTCCATCGTGCACCGGGTCCGCTCAGTGCGCTCCGATCTCCTCCGGTGCGCACGACGGCGCCCCTCGCCTCGCGCCCGAGCGCGGGCTCGCCGTCGCGTTGGCGGCCTTGGCCAGTGGAAAGCTATGGTGAGGGTCGGCGCCGCACTCGCGTCAATGGGGACGCCCCTTCGCGGGGCATGGGGGAAGGGGGGGTGCCACTGCCATGAGCAGGGCATCGAAGATCTGGATCATCGTGGGAAGCATCGTCGTGGGCCTCATCCTGCTCGGTGTGATCCCCGTCGTCGTGTCGGTCATTGCCGCGGTCGGCTTCGTCATCGGACTCGTCTGGCTATTCCGCCGCTCCAAGTACGTCCGCCGCGGTCCGGCCGTCGCACTGGTGGCGGGATCGCTCGTGGTGTTCGGCATGAGCACGGCCGTCGCCGGGAGCCGGTCCGCACCCACAGCGCCGACAACCCCGGCGAACTTCGCCGGATCAGGCGGGACGCTGACGCCGAGTCCGACGCCGACCGCTTCCGCGTGCGCGACGCCCACACCGACGGTCACCGTCACCGCGACCGCAGTGTCCACCGCGTCGACGACTGCGTTGGCCTCGCCGAGCTCGACGCCGAGCTCGACCTTCTCGTCGGCGAGGCCTTCCGCGTCGTGGTCATCGTGCCCGACGTCCACATCGACCGTGTTCGTCGCGGCGCACCACGAGAACGACGTCTGCATCATCGACGCCGAACGCTACGCCGCGGCCGGTGTGGACCTGGTCTGCACCAAAGACGCCGCCGGCAGTCTCGTGTGGACCGACAAGGCGACCGCGGACAAGCGCGCAGCCGACGCCAAGGCGGCCCAGGACGCCGAAGCCGCGCGCCTTGCCGAACAGCAGCGACAGGCGGAGGCTGCACGCCAGCAGCAGGCGCAGCAGCCTGCGCCGGCACCTGTCGCCCCCGCGCCTGCAGCTCCGGCGCCGCCTGCCCCGCCCGCGCCGGTCCCCGGATCGGTTACCGCTGGTGCATTCTGCAGCTCCTCTCAGGCGGGGGCTGTCGGGCACACATCGACTGGCCTGACCGTCTACTGCACCAAGGATGCGGGCGGATCCCGCTATCGCTGGCGGCAGTAGCGGCGAATGCGCACTCGCAGCGGCCAGAACTCGCCCGTCGGGCACGACGGCGGGGCGCGCACCCGCCGTCGTGCGCTCGCCGACTGGCATCCACCCGAGGCGCTGAACCGAGGGGCATACTTGGGTCCATGCCGACTCCGAGCAGCGCAGCCGACAGCCGCGGCCGAGACTGGTTCCACCGCGCCGTCGTGTACCAGGTCTACCCGCGCAGCTTCGCCGATTCGGATGGCGACGGGATCGGGGACCTGAAGGGGATCATCGGCAAGCTCGACTACCTTGCGCACCTCGGCGTCGACGCCGTGTGGCTCTCTCCGGTCTACCGTTCCCCGCAGGACGACAACGGATATGACATCAGCGACTACCAGGACGTCGACCCGCTCTTCGGCACGCTCGAGGACCTGGACGAGCTCATCGAGGGCCTCCATGCCCGCGGGATGAAGCTCGTCATGGACCTCGTGGTCAACCACACGTCGGACGAGCACCCGTGGTTCGCCGAGTCGCGCTCCTCGCGGGATTCCTCCAAGCGCGACTGGTACTGGTGGCGCCCGCCCCGGCCGGGCCACGAGCCCGGGACCCCCGGCGCGGAGCCGAACAACTGGGCGTCGTTCTTCTCCGGTCCGGTTTGGGAGTACGACGAGCACACCGGCGAGTACTACCTCCACCTCTTCTCCCGGAAGCAGCCGGACCTGAACTGGGAGAACCCCGAAGTGCGCCGCGCGGTCTACGCGATGATGAACTGGTGGCTGGACCGCGGCGTGGACGGGTTCCGCATGGACGTGGTCAACTTCCTCTCCAAGGACCCCGCCCTGCCGGACAGGCCGCTCGCTGAGGGCGAGCTCTACAGCCACGACCGCACCGGCTACGTGTGCGGCCCGCGCATCCACGAATACCTCCAGGAGATGCACCGCGAGGTGTTCGCCGCCCGCGGCCCCGGCCTGCTGACGGTGGGGGAGATGCCGGACGTCACGCTGGAAGAGGCGGTCCTGTTCACTGACCCCGCCCGGTCGGAGCTGGACATGGTCTTCCAGTTCGAGCACGTGAACCTGGACTGGGACGGCGGGAAGTGGCGGCGGAAGGAGCTCCGGCTCACCGACCTCAAGGCGTCCCTCGGCCGCTGGCAGGAGGGGCTCGGGGAGCGGGGGTGGAACAGCCTGTACTGGGGCAACCACGACCAGCCGCGCGCGGTCTCCCGCTTCGGCGACGACGGCGCCTACCGTGAGCTGTCGGCGAAGATGCTCGCCGGCGTCCTGCACCTCCACCGCGGCACGCCGTACGTCTACCAGGGTGACGAGCTCGGCATGACGAACATGCCCTTCGCCGCGATCGAGGACCACCGGGACATCGAGGTCCTCAACCACTACCGCGAGGCCACGGGCGCGCTGGGGCTCGATCCGGCCGAGGTCCTCGCCGCGATCGGGCCGCTCAACCGCGACAACGCCCGCACACCCGTCCAGTGGGACTCCGGCCCGAACGCGGGCTTCACCACGGGCACCCCGTGGATCGCGGTCAACCCGAACACCGCCGAGATCAATGCGGCCGAGCAGCTGGGCCGCCCGGACTCCGTGCTCACCTTCTACCGTGAGCTCATCCGGCTCCGCCACGACCTGCCCGTCATCGCCGACGGCGACTTCACGATGCTCCTGCCGGACCATGAGGCGGTGTACGCGTTCGTCCGACGGCTCGGGGGCCACGAGCTGCTCGTCCTGGGCAACTTCTCCGGCGAGCAGCAGGCCGTGGACGTCGGCGACCCGAGCTGGGCCGGGGCCCGCATCCTGCTCGGGAACTACCCCGACGCGGCCGAAGCCCGCGGGCTGGACCTGCGCCCGTGGGAGTTCGCCTGCCGCCTCCGCCCTGTCGGCTGAGCGCCCTGGGGTCGAAACCCGCGCACGACGCCGGTGAGGCGCCACGCGCGGGTGCGTCACCGGCGTCGTGCGTGGGTATAGGCGGGAGGTGCCGCGGCGCCCTCCGGGTCGGCCCCAGCTGAGGCCGAGGCGCCCTTGCTAGGGTGTGCCGCGGTCAAGCAAGCCCTTCAACGAAAGGTGTCACCATGCGAGCCATCCAGATCCCCGCCCCGGGCGAGGCCTTTGAAACCGTCGACCGCGACGTCCCCCACGTCCCGTTCGGCCACGTCCTCGTGCGCGTCTCCGCGTGCGGTGTCTGCCACAGCGACACGATGCCAGGTGCGGGCATGGCGTCGTCCTACCCGCGGATCCCCGGGCATGAGGTGGCCGGGACGGTCGAGACGCTCGGCGAGGGCGTCGAGCAGTGGGAGCCGGGCCGGCGGGTGGGCGTCGGCTGGTTCGGCGGCGCCTGCTTCGTGTGCGACGCGTGCCGCGACGGCGACTTCATCTCGTGCCGGGTCGGCAAGGTCACCGGCCTGACGTCCGACGGCGGGTACGCCGAATTCGTCGTCGCGCCTGCCGACGCCCTCGCTGCCATCCCGGACGCGCTCACCGACGAGGAGGCCGCGCCGCTCATGTGCGCCGGCGTGACCACGTTCAACGGGCTCCGCCAGAGCGGCGCCCGGCCCGGCGACGTCGTGGCCGTGCTCGGCCTCGGCGGCCTCGGCCACCTCGGCGTGCAGTTCGCGGCCCGGATGGGGTTCGAGACGGTCGCGATCGCCCGTGGGGCCGAGAAGGAGCAGTTCGCGCGCGAGCTCGGGGCCCACCACTACATCGACAGCACGGCGGACGACGTCGCCGCCTCCCTCACTGCCCTCGGTGGGGCGGACGTCGTCCTCGCCACGGTGACCGACGCGGGCGCGATGACCGCGACCATCGGCGGCCTCGCCCCGCGGGGGAAGCTCGTGGTGCTCGGCGTCCCGCACGAGCCCCTGGCCGTGAACCCCGGGCAGATCATCGGCGGCAGCCAGTCGGTGGCCGGCCACGCGTCCGGGTCGGCGAAGGACTCGGAGGACACGCTCCGGTTCGCGGCCCTCACCGGCGTGCGCCCGCTCATCGAGACGTACCCGCTCGAGAAGGCCAGCGACGGGTTCGACCGCATGATGTCCGGCAGGGCCCGCTTCCGGGTGGTCCTCACCGCGGACTGAGGCGTCCCGCCCGGCGCCACTCGCCCTCGCCCCGACGGGCGCACGACGCCGGCGTCTCGCCCCCGAAGGCGAGTCGCCGGCGTCGTGGTTGAGTCCCTGGAGCGGCCCGCGCGCCCGATTCATCGGTAGAAGTGAACAGTATTGGCCCAGAAAAGTCGCTTTACCTCACGGGTGCGGTCTCCCGATACTTTTTCGGGGATTGATGTGGCCGGCGTCACGAGGGCGGTGGCCGGAGAACAGGCGGGAGTCGAGGATGAGTCAGCAGGACACGCGGTCGGTGTGGCGCCGCAAGCCGCTGGACGCGATCGAGGAAGAGAGCGGGAAGAGCGGCCTGCACAAGAGCCTTGGGCTGTGGCAGCTCACGGCCATCGGCGTGGGCGGGATCATCGGTGTCGGCATCTTCTCCCTCGCCGGCCTCGTGGCGCACGGCGACGCGGACAACCCCGGCGTCGGGCCCGCGGTGCTCATCTCGTTCCTCATCGCGGGGCTGGCCTCGGCCGCCGCGGCGCTCTCCTACGCCGAGTTCGCGGGCATGATCCCGCGCGCCGGGTCCGCGTATACGTACGGTTCGGTGGCGCTCGGGGAGCTCGCCGGCTGGTTCATCGGCTGGGACCTGCTGCTCGAGTACATCGCGATCGTCGCGGTCGTGGCGATCGGCATCTCGGGTTACCTCGACGCGTTCCTGGGCGGCTTCGGCGTCCACCTGCCGGTGTGGATGAGCTCGACCATGGACGAGGGCAAGGGCGGCGTCATCAACCTGCCGGCCATCATCATCTGCCTGCTCGTCACCCTGATCCTCAGCCGCGGGACGAAGACGTTCGGCCGGTTCGAGCTCGGCGTGGTGATCATCAAGGTGGTCCTGATCCTGTTCATCGTCGGCCTCGGCGTGTTCTACATCAACAC is a window encoding:
- a CDS encoding alcohol dehydrogenase catalytic domain-containing protein; amino-acid sequence: MRAIQIPAPGEAFETVDRDVPHVPFGHVLVRVSACGVCHSDTMPGAGMASSYPRIPGHEVAGTVETLGEGVEQWEPGRRVGVGWFGGACFVCDACRDGDFISCRVGKVTGLTSDGGYAEFVVAPADALAAIPDALTDEEAAPLMCAGVTTFNGLRQSGARPGDVVAVLGLGGLGHLGVQFAARMGFETVAIARGAEKEQFARELGAHHYIDSTADDVAASLTALGGADVVLATVTDAGAMTATIGGLAPRGKLVVLGVPHEPLAVNPGQIIGGSQSVAGHASGSAKDSEDTLRFAALTGVRPLIETYPLEKASDGFDRMMSGRARFRVVLTAD